The following are encoded together in the Tamandua tetradactyla isolate mTamTet1 chromosome 14, mTamTet1.pri, whole genome shotgun sequence genome:
- the CRIP2 gene encoding cysteine-rich protein 2 — protein MASKCPKCDKTVYFAEKVSSLGKDWHKFCLKCERCSKTLTPGGHAEHDGKPFCHKPCYATLFGPKGVNIGGAGSYIYEKPPAEGPQVTGPIEVPVTRPEERKASGPPKGPSKASSVTTFTGEPNMCPRCNKRVYFAEKVTSLGKDWHRPCLRCERCGKTLTPGGHAEHDGQPYCHKPCYGILFGPKGVNTGAVGSYIYDRDPEGKVQP, from the exons ATGGCCTCCAAGTGCCCCAAGTGCGACAAGACCGTGTACTTCG CCGAGAAGGTCAGCTCCCTGGGCAAGGACTGGCACAAGTTCTGTCTCAAGTGCGAGCGCTGCAGCAAGACGCTGACCCCCGGTGGCCATGCCGAG CATGATGGGAAGCCGTTCTGCCACAAGCCCTGCTATGCCACACTGTTTGGACCCAAAG GTGTGAATATCGGGGGTGCTGGCTCCTATATCTATGAGAAGCCGCCGGCTGAGGGCCCCCAAGTCACCGGCCCCATCGAGGTTCCTGTGACCCGTCCTGAGGAGCGAAAGGCGAGCGGCCCCCCCAAGGGGCCCAGCAAAG CCTCCAGCGTCACCACGTTCACCGGGGAACCCAACATGTGTCCTCGCTGCAACAAGAGGGTCTACTTTG CCGAGAAGGTGACTTCCCTGGGCAAGGACTGGCACCGGCCGTGCCTGCGCTGTGAGCGCTGCGGGAAGACCCTGACGCCCGGCGGGCATGCGGAG CACGATGGCCAGCCCTACTGCCACAAGCCCTGCTATGGAATACTTTTCGGGCCCAAGG GTGTGAACACCGGAGCTGTGGGCAGCTACATCTATGACAGGGACCCTGAAGGCAAAGTTCAGCCCTAG